A window of Corallococcus macrosporus DSM 14697 contains these coding sequences:
- a CDS encoding NrtR DNA-binding winged helix domain-containing protein has translation MSHTYEYPRPALTVDCVVFGLDDEDLKVLLIRRGVEPFAGRWALPGGFVRMEESLDDAARRELEEEAGIRPNHLEQLYTFGAPGRDPRGRVVTVAYFALVKLSDHVPHASTDAKEAAWFSVWDTPKLAFDHAEVLGTALQRLKGKVRYQPIGFELLPPKFTLTQLQRLYEVVLERELDKRNFRKKILAMDLLEELDEVEQDVSHRAARLYRFDHKKYKQLEKAGFNFEL, from the coding sequence GTGAGCCACACCTATGAGTACCCGAGGCCGGCGCTGACGGTGGACTGCGTCGTCTTCGGTCTGGACGACGAGGACCTGAAGGTCCTGCTCATCCGCCGCGGCGTGGAGCCCTTCGCCGGGCGGTGGGCGCTGCCGGGCGGCTTCGTGCGGATGGAGGAGTCGCTCGACGACGCCGCGCGCCGGGAGCTGGAGGAAGAGGCGGGCATCCGGCCGAACCACCTGGAGCAGCTCTACACGTTCGGCGCCCCGGGGAGAGACCCGCGCGGGCGCGTCGTCACGGTGGCGTACTTCGCCCTGGTGAAGCTCAGCGACCACGTGCCGCACGCGTCAACGGATGCGAAGGAGGCCGCGTGGTTCTCCGTCTGGGACACGCCGAAGCTGGCCTTCGACCACGCGGAGGTGCTGGGCACCGCGCTCCAGCGGCTCAAGGGCAAGGTCCGCTATCAGCCCATCGGCTTCGAGCTGCTGCCGCCCAAGTTCACGCTGACGCAGCTCCAGCGGCTGTACGAGGTCGTCCTGGAGCGGGAGCTCGACAAGCGGAACTTCCGCAAGAAGATCCTCGCCATGGACCTGCTGGAGGAGCTGGACGAGGTGGAGCAGGACGTCTCCCACCGGGCCGCGCGCCTCTACCGGTTCGACCACAAGAAGTACAAGCAGTTGGAGAAGGCCGGCTTCAACTTCGAGCTCTGA
- a CDS encoding diacylglycerol/lipid kinase family protein codes for MNDIAVLVNLRARRGSEGMGGLVQRFLPRARVALTRSLDEARTWISETLRPNPPSLLLAGGGDGTITGLLNELRTAGVALPAIGVLPMGTGNAWARVTGAPRPSEALKQIAAVGERLPPLRPFALVRVEGKVAPFAGTGWDAEMIQDFKNQLAASGPLRSTQAGLRGYLGAMFTRTVPRHVFGEGNPMVSVYNLGEPALTVDSRGSVQPVPYGDNGALLYRGPAGVAGAATTPEWGFGFKAFPFAQAVPHRLSVRVYGASVLEATRNMFRLWRGEHPLPHMHDWFVQRLRMDFDREVPFQMGGDVIGMRRSLEFDLAEESVQLVDWRQLSRMVRP; via the coding sequence ATGAATGACATCGCCGTCCTCGTCAACCTGCGTGCACGCCGGGGCTCCGAAGGCATGGGAGGGCTGGTCCAGCGCTTCCTGCCCCGGGCTCGCGTGGCGCTCACCCGCTCGCTCGATGAGGCCCGCACCTGGATTTCGGAGACGCTCCGCCCCAATCCCCCCTCTCTCCTCCTGGCGGGCGGCGGTGACGGGACGATTACCGGGCTGCTCAACGAGCTGCGCACGGCGGGCGTGGCCCTGCCGGCCATCGGCGTGCTTCCCATGGGCACGGGCAACGCCTGGGCCCGCGTCACCGGCGCGCCCCGCCCCTCCGAGGCCCTGAAGCAGATTGCCGCGGTGGGCGAGCGCCTGCCGCCCCTGCGCCCCTTCGCCCTGGTCCGCGTGGAGGGCAAGGTGGCCCCCTTCGCCGGCACCGGCTGGGACGCGGAGATGATTCAGGACTTCAAGAACCAGCTCGCCGCCTCCGGGCCGTTGCGGAGCACCCAGGCCGGCCTGCGCGGCTACCTGGGCGCCATGTTCACCCGGACGGTGCCTCGCCATGTCTTCGGCGAGGGCAACCCCATGGTGTCCGTCTACAACCTGGGCGAGCCCGCCCTCACAGTGGACTCGCGCGGCTCCGTGCAGCCCGTGCCGTACGGGGACAATGGCGCGCTCCTCTACCGCGGGCCCGCGGGCGTCGCGGGCGCGGCGACCACGCCCGAGTGGGGCTTCGGCTTCAAGGCCTTCCCCTTCGCGCAGGCGGTGCCCCACCGGCTGTCCGTGCGCGTCTATGGCGCCAGCGTGCTGGAGGCCACCCGCAACATGTTCCGCCTCTGGCGCGGCGAGCACCCGCTGCCCCACATGCATGACTGGTTCGTCCAGCGCCTGCGCATGGACTTCGACCGCGAAGTGCCCTTCCAGATGGGCGGCGACGTCATCGGCATGCGGCGCTCGCTGGAGTTCGACCTGGCCGAGGAGAGCGTCCAGCTCGTCGACTGGCGCCAGCTCTCGCGCATGGTCCGCCCGTAG
- a CDS encoding Ig-like domain-containing protein, whose protein sequence is MNIPERFLPPTWTAAVVLLGAAACINVPAVAPAQAEVRITSPAATAYTNGVVEVRLDVAGHTPDRVELLKDGEVLTELAPPYVYSWDTAGEAEGTYRLEARAALGDVAYVSTSREVVVDRTPPRVVARVPEQGAQEVWVQSPIRAEFSEPVKRSTVTTESVHLTVGDVAVAHTVSLSEDGKTVAVTPVTGFTAPSTVGLAFSGTVTDLAGNAAVNLGEAWSWVVPEFVPYPVHAGSTGPHDIIKPYIQLDANGHPVVLTQRFEKIDEHNVVNLFVNRWTGSQWEQIGPGLKTSSDDFTINSPNIQLLQDGTPIVAWQEDLGAEFNNYVHVARWDGTAWVRYGGERGIIPERPHAINVVLQLTAQGHPVVAISMDPENAEGAAVYVLRWNGEQWHHLGTALQDDPPFSASAPALALDENDNPFVVFSVFGSQFRTLAWRWSGTSWEQLGDFSATNTNLRSPHNHRLAITAGSPPIVAWAGIETSTSRGDFHLSEWNQPHWNSLDSPPRQLAASSRSIYGLHFTPQAGLLMLSTEFTNEAVLINIACRPEGHWVPIWSKRYDRNAGQYSLGDLILAADSVGNIAVASTRLGASGSMDVVIYRRNR, encoded by the coding sequence ATGAACATCCCCGAACGCTTTCTTCCGCCGACCTGGACGGCGGCCGTCGTCCTCCTGGGTGCAGCCGCATGCATCAACGTACCGGCCGTCGCGCCGGCGCAGGCCGAGGTCCGCATCACGTCGCCGGCCGCCACGGCCTACACGAATGGTGTGGTCGAGGTCCGACTCGACGTGGCGGGCCACACGCCGGACCGCGTGGAGCTGCTCAAGGACGGCGAGGTGCTGACGGAGTTGGCGCCGCCGTACGTGTACTCGTGGGACACGGCGGGTGAAGCGGAGGGGACGTACCGGCTGGAGGCACGCGCCGCGCTGGGAGATGTCGCGTACGTGAGCACGAGCCGCGAGGTGGTCGTGGACCGGACGCCGCCGCGGGTGGTGGCACGCGTGCCGGAGCAAGGTGCCCAGGAAGTCTGGGTGCAGAGCCCCATCCGCGCCGAGTTCTCCGAACCCGTGAAGCGGAGCACCGTGACGACGGAGTCCGTGCACCTCACGGTGGGCGACGTGGCGGTGGCGCACACGGTGTCCTTGTCGGAGGACGGGAAGACGGTGGCCGTGACCCCGGTGACGGGGTTCACCGCTCCCAGCACGGTGGGACTGGCGTTCTCCGGGACGGTGACGGACCTGGCCGGGAATGCCGCTGTGAATCTGGGGGAGGCTTGGAGCTGGGTCGTTCCGGAGTTCGTGCCGTATCCGGTGCACGCGGGCTCAACTGGGCCTCATGACATCATCAAGCCATACATCCAGCTAGATGCAAATGGACATCCAGTCGTACTGACCCAGCGTTTCGAAAAGATAGACGAACACAACGTCGTCAATCTATTCGTAAATCGATGGACAGGAAGCCAGTGGGAGCAAATCGGCCCTGGGCTGAAGACAAGCTCAGACGACTTCACAATCAACTCTCCCAACATTCAACTCCTCCAAGACGGGACCCCCATCGTCGCATGGCAAGAGGACCTCGGCGCGGAGTTCAACAACTACGTTCACGTCGCCAGATGGGACGGAACAGCATGGGTCCGCTATGGGGGAGAACGAGGCATCATCCCCGAGCGTCCTCATGCCATCAATGTCGTGCTTCAACTCACCGCTCAAGGGCATCCAGTCGTAGCCATCTCGATGGATCCAGAGAACGCCGAGGGAGCGGCCGTCTACGTCCTCCGATGGAACGGAGAGCAATGGCACCACCTTGGCACCGCGCTCCAAGATGATCCTCCGTTCAGCGCTAGCGCTCCGGCCTTGGCACTGGATGAGAACGACAACCCCTTCGTGGTATTCTCCGTATTTGGCAGCCAGTTCCGCACTCTCGCTTGGCGCTGGTCAGGGACCTCCTGGGAACAACTGGGTGATTTTTCAGCCACAAACACAAACCTGCGTTCCCCGCACAACCACAGACTAGCGATCACCGCAGGCAGCCCGCCCATTGTTGCCTGGGCTGGCATTGAAACAAGTACGTCGCGTGGGGATTTCCATTTAAGCGAATGGAATCAACCCCATTGGAACTCGCTGGACTCTCCACCAAGACAACTGGCGGCGAGCAGCAGAAGCATCTATGGGCTCCACTTCACTCCACAGGCAGGGCTTCTTATGCTGTCAACCGAGTTCACAAACGAAGCTGTGTTGATAAATATCGCCTGCCGCCCAGAGGGGCATTGGGTCCCAATCTGGAGCAAGCGTTATGACAGAAACGCGGGCCAGTATTCCTTAGGCGATCTCATCCTGGCTGCAGACTCCGTCGGGAACATCGCGGTGGCCTCGACGCGCCTTGGAGCCAGTGGTTCCATGGACGTCGTCATCTATCGCCGCAACCGGTAG
- a CDS encoding IgA Peptidase M64, which yields MMRALFVLLLATSASAATPRTLRVDYFHTGNATEERFSLDKVVIEPLPWPGHPERAIDETNLGKYLFEVRDRENNRLLFSRGFASIYGEWEVTNEARSSNRTFHESLRFPAPERPVQVLLKKRDARNAFREVWSLVVDPKDMFVDPSSPPAPGPLLKLLENGPSAQKVDLLILGDGYTKAEHAKFEKDARHMVDILFTYAPFKERKSDFNVWGLVPAAAQSGISRPSTGVHRRSPIGATYDAFGSERYVLTFDNKAFREAAAFAPYEFVEILVNGNTYGGGGIFGLYGTVASDSLWAPYVFVHEFGHHFAGLADEYYTSESVYAPAADRLEPWEKNVTALHSPEDLKWKHLVSPGTPLPTPWNKEGYEKHANAVQKQRGQIRAQRKPESDMDKLFLAQRDWEEKFLSSQKYSSRVGAFEGAMYESRGYYRPQVDCVMFTRDRVPFCSVCQSAISEVIDLYSGPPSRSPRANP from the coding sequence ATGATGCGAGCCCTCTTCGTCCTGCTGCTGGCCACGAGCGCCTCCGCGGCCACGCCTCGAACCCTCAGGGTCGACTACTTCCACACGGGGAATGCCACCGAGGAGCGGTTCAGCCTCGACAAGGTCGTCATCGAGCCGCTGCCCTGGCCCGGCCACCCGGAACGCGCCATCGACGAGACGAACCTCGGCAAGTACCTCTTCGAGGTCCGAGACAGGGAGAACAACCGGCTCCTGTTCTCACGAGGCTTCGCGTCCATCTACGGCGAGTGGGAAGTCACGAACGAGGCGCGCAGCAGCAACCGCACCTTCCATGAGTCGCTGCGCTTCCCGGCGCCCGAGCGCCCCGTGCAGGTGCTCCTCAAGAAGCGGGATGCCCGGAACGCCTTCCGCGAGGTGTGGTCGCTGGTCGTGGACCCGAAGGACATGTTCGTCGACCCCTCCTCGCCTCCCGCGCCCGGGCCGCTGCTGAAGCTGCTGGAGAACGGACCGTCCGCGCAGAAGGTCGACCTGCTCATCCTGGGTGACGGCTACACGAAGGCCGAGCACGCCAAGTTCGAGAAGGATGCCCGGCACATGGTGGACATCCTCTTCACCTACGCCCCCTTCAAGGAGCGCAAGTCGGACTTCAACGTCTGGGGGCTCGTCCCCGCCGCGGCCCAGTCCGGCATCTCCCGCCCTTCCACGGGAGTCCACCGGCGCTCGCCTATCGGCGCCACCTACGACGCCTTCGGCAGCGAGCGCTACGTGCTCACCTTCGACAACAAGGCCTTCCGCGAAGCCGCCGCCTTCGCGCCCTACGAATTCGTGGAGATCCTGGTCAACGGCAACACCTACGGAGGCGGCGGCATCTTCGGCCTCTACGGCACGGTCGCCTCGGACAGCCTGTGGGCGCCCTACGTCTTCGTGCATGAGTTCGGGCACCACTTCGCGGGCCTGGCCGACGAGTACTACACCTCTGAATCCGTCTACGCGCCCGCCGCGGACCGCCTGGAGCCCTGGGAGAAGAACGTCACCGCGCTCCACTCACCGGAAGACTTGAAGTGGAAGCACCTGGTCTCCCCCGGAACACCTCTGCCTACCCCGTGGAACAAGGAGGGCTACGAGAAGCACGCCAACGCCGTGCAGAAGCAGCGCGGCCAGATTCGGGCGCAGCGCAAGCCCGAGTCCGACATGGACAAACTCTTCCTGGCCCAGCGGGACTGGGAGGAAAAGTTTCTTTCCTCACAGAAGTACTCAAGCCGCGTCGGCGCCTTCGAAGGGGCCATGTACGAGTCGCGGGGCTACTACCGGCCACAGGTCGACTGCGTGATGTTCACGCGGGATCGCGTCCCATTCTGCTCGGTGTGCCAGAGCGCCATCTCGGAGGTCATCGACCTGTATTCCGGTCCTCCGAGCAGGTCACCTCGGGCCAACCCGTAA
- a CDS encoding PEGA domain-containing protein: protein MRITPVIVALLLSTQAYAASRRAVVASGDCKDAELSGQAKAFLGALTSRPEQDTLSASQFSERLFPQSTKSYEDLQRQLEAAQDQFYEGRNARTLQAVDEAMQQITRLPVGDARWKLYVEAQLLHGLNYRSMGKSKESDAAFRNVLRLQPEYQLNPDYFAPSVRQNFDKLRKELAQTRKVKLSVKSTLPAADVYLDGLKLGQTPLSLDAVPGTYHLTLVKGTATSFPRHIQVHGAETPLLVDVAYEGSVSASPFPCLATSGSNDERTLSHAVRLGGTLGVEEVIVVRLERPSSGPKWFAATVLNVEGGQKLREGGFKTQGTDAPDEALAALVDFVTTGRSPSALVVMNANGKAPWDAPLGAGRNGHASAGGMDLSAPDLMTEGEASGTRSTSGLRTASYVALGTGVAAFAGAGVVRLLAQKDVNALEKRLDNGRILSSDREAMGIRDALVQKSNVLNGLLIGGSAAVVTGAVLYLLSPDSSSTPPVSVGLSANSQGAAASLSGSF, encoded by the coding sequence ATGAGGATCACACCAGTAATCGTGGCTTTACTCCTATCTACCCAGGCCTACGCGGCCTCCCGTCGTGCGGTGGTGGCCAGTGGAGACTGCAAGGACGCGGAGCTGAGCGGGCAAGCCAAGGCGTTCCTGGGCGCCCTCACCTCGCGGCCAGAACAGGACACCCTCAGCGCCAGCCAGTTCAGCGAGCGGCTCTTCCCGCAGTCGACCAAGAGCTACGAGGACCTCCAGCGGCAGCTCGAAGCGGCCCAGGACCAGTTCTACGAAGGCCGTAACGCCAGGACCCTCCAGGCCGTCGACGAGGCGATGCAGCAGATCACCCGGCTCCCCGTGGGCGACGCCCGCTGGAAGCTCTACGTCGAGGCCCAGCTCCTCCACGGCCTCAACTATCGCTCCATGGGCAAGTCCAAGGAGAGCGATGCGGCGTTCCGCAACGTGCTGCGGCTCCAGCCTGAGTACCAGCTCAACCCGGACTACTTCGCCCCATCCGTTCGACAGAACTTCGACAAGCTCCGGAAGGAACTCGCTCAGACGCGCAAGGTGAAGCTGTCCGTGAAGTCCACGCTGCCCGCCGCGGACGTGTACCTGGATGGGCTCAAGCTGGGCCAGACGCCGTTGTCGCTCGATGCCGTCCCAGGCACCTACCACCTCACCCTCGTCAAGGGCACCGCCACGAGCTTCCCACGGCACATCCAGGTCCATGGCGCGGAGACGCCGTTGCTCGTCGACGTGGCCTACGAGGGCTCTGTCTCCGCGAGCCCCTTCCCCTGCCTCGCCACCTCGGGCAGCAACGACGAGCGGACGCTGAGCCATGCGGTCCGGCTGGGCGGCACGCTCGGCGTCGAAGAGGTCATCGTCGTCCGACTTGAGCGCCCGAGCAGCGGCCCCAAGTGGTTCGCGGCAACGGTCCTCAATGTGGAAGGGGGACAGAAGCTCCGCGAGGGCGGCTTCAAGACCCAGGGAACCGACGCTCCGGACGAGGCGCTCGCCGCGCTGGTCGACTTCGTCACCACCGGCCGCTCGCCCTCCGCCCTCGTCGTGATGAACGCCAATGGAAAGGCCCCGTGGGACGCCCCTCTGGGTGCAGGCCGGAACGGCCATGCGTCCGCAGGCGGAATGGACCTGAGCGCCCCCGACCTCATGACAGAGGGCGAGGCCTCCGGTACGCGCTCCACCTCCGGGCTCCGGACGGCCTCATATGTCGCGCTGGGAACCGGCGTGGCCGCGTTCGCTGGCGCGGGCGTCGTCCGGCTCCTGGCCCAGAAGGACGTGAATGCGCTGGAGAAGCGGCTCGACAACGGACGGATTCTGTCCAGCGACAGGGAGGCGATGGGGATTCGCGACGCGCTGGTCCAGAAGAGCAACGTCCTCAATGGGCTGCTCATTGGAGGAAGCGCGGCGGTCGTCACGGGTGCGGTGCTCTACCTCCTGTCTCCGGATTCGAGCTCGACACCGCCCGTCTCGGTCGGGCTCTCCGCGAACAGCCAGGGCGCGGCGGCCTCGCTGTCTGGTTCGTTCTAA
- a CDS encoding SDR family NAD(P)-dependent oxidoreductase: MKRAWKNQVVVVTGASSGIGRATALALAKKGAHVVLAARREEPLEDLARECEALGVRALVVPTDVSDVAAVQRLADEARAAFGHFDAWINNAGVYLMGRLEETPDDAFRQVMETNFFGTVSGARAAVAQFRRQGYGTLVNVSSTFGTVAAPYVSAYVASKHAVRGFSASVRQELLGTGIDVCTVLPAAIDTPLWQHTANYTGWRIRPVEPVYTPERVARAILRVLRSPKHEIFVGPAARSFAAMHGLLPRTFERTMNGVTEAQHFEDERQGHTSGTLFRPMAEGTGTSGGYHAAGKQWLRRLLLAGGVAAAAFTLGQKREPRGLKARFVHALGA, translated from the coding sequence ATGAAGCGAGCCTGGAAGAACCAAGTCGTTGTCGTCACCGGTGCGTCCAGCGGCATCGGCCGCGCCACGGCGTTGGCCCTGGCGAAGAAGGGGGCGCACGTCGTCCTGGCCGCCCGGCGCGAGGAGCCGCTGGAGGACCTGGCCCGTGAGTGCGAGGCGCTCGGTGTCCGGGCCCTCGTCGTCCCCACGGACGTGTCCGACGTGGCCGCCGTCCAGCGGCTCGCGGACGAGGCGCGCGCGGCCTTCGGGCACTTCGACGCGTGGATCAACAACGCGGGCGTCTACCTCATGGGCCGCCTCGAGGAGACCCCAGACGACGCCTTCCGCCAGGTGATGGAGACGAACTTCTTCGGCACCGTCAGCGGCGCCCGGGCCGCCGTGGCGCAGTTCCGCAGGCAGGGCTACGGCACGCTGGTCAATGTCTCCTCGACCTTCGGGACGGTCGCCGCGCCCTATGTCAGCGCCTACGTGGCCTCGAAGCACGCCGTCCGGGGCTTCTCCGCGTCCGTCCGCCAGGAGCTGCTCGGCACCGGCATCGACGTGTGCACCGTGCTCCCCGCGGCCATCGACACGCCGCTGTGGCAGCACACCGCCAACTACACCGGCTGGCGCATCCGGCCCGTGGAGCCCGTCTACACGCCGGAGCGCGTCGCCCGGGCCATCCTCCGCGTCCTCCGCAGCCCCAAGCACGAAATCTTCGTCGGCCCCGCGGCCCGGAGCTTCGCCGCCATGCACGGCCTGCTGCCGCGCACCTTCGAGCGGACCATGAACGGCGTCACCGAGGCCCAGCACTTCGAGGACGAGCGCCAGGGACACACCTCCGGCACCCTCTTCCGTCCCATGGCGGAGGGGACGGGGACCTCGGGCGGCTACCACGCGGCGGGCAAGCAATGGCTGCGCCGGCTGCTGCTCGCGGGCGGGGTGGCCGCGGCGGCGTTCACCCTGGGACAGAAGCGGGAGCCGCGAGGACTGAAGGCCCGGTTCGTCCATGCCCTGGGCGCCTGA